CCCTAACTCTATATTTTTGTTGGCTCAGGTCATTGATGTGTTGCACCCTGGAAGAGCAAATGTTTCTAAGGTACccacttgaagaaaaaattgTTGCAGTTCATATTTGTAATCTCAAATTCTGTGTTTGTTATTTTGAAATTTATGTTGATTTTGGTTGTTGTGACTTTGTAGGCGGAATTGAAGGAGAAGTTGGCAAAGATGTATGAAGTGAAGGATACTagttctatttttgttttcaagttCAGAACCCACTTTGGAGGTGGAAAGTCCACTGGGTTTGGGCTTATTTATGACTCTGTTGATAATGCAAAGAAGTTTGAGCCTAAATACAGGCTTGTCAGGGTAAAGTTCTCCCTCATTGCTAAGCTTTTAGTTCACTATCTGTTTTGCTCTTTAAGTTGTTGATGTTAATACATTGTAAGAAAAAGTTTGTAGTGATATTAATAAGTGATAGCCGTCAGACAGTGTTTGTCAATATAATATGATAAGTAGACAACTCAGTAAAACGAGCGGATGTATTCTCGCAGTAGATGTGTATTTGTTGCATTTTATTTTACACATTTCTCCCAACCTTGACTTGTTTTTTTACATTGATTACTAGGACCTCAGCTTTTATGTGTTGCAAGCATGTTAACTTTGTAATCAGAAAATGCTATGTGAACATTTGATGAATCGTGGTGTTTCTTATTGTGGCAACAGTGACATGATGAAATCAATATAGACTATAGGAATGTGCCATAAAATTAGTATGGAATATTTGGATTCGTTTTGACATATAGTAGACTTCACTGGTGCCTGACAGTTTCATTTTGACATTGTGTGCCTAAAGTAGGATTGTAAACCCTGTAAAACTCTTTCTCGATACAATTCTTACTTGTTCCATTTGGTATTTTCTGTAGCAGGAAGTGACAACAGCTTACCCTTGTTAGTCATTTCAGTACTCATTTCCGTACTCACTTCTGTGTCTTATTCTCTCTAACTTGCACACACCTTTTGTTTCGTGAATTATGATTGCAGAATGGACTAGATACCAAGATTGAGAAGTCAAGGAAGCAGATTAAGGAAAGAAAGAACAGAGCCAAGAAGATTCGTGGAGTTAAGAAGGTTGGTATTCATATTAGTTTCTGATGTATTTTCAGATGTTACCATTCTcgccttttctttcttttttgtcgTTCTTTTAACTCATTTGTAAAATTTTATTGTGCAGACCAAGGCTGGTGAAGCTGCCAAGAAGAAATAAGTCTTTAGGAATCTCAAGTcggactaaaagaaaaaatgctACAGCGAAATTCTTCATAGTTGCTTCCATTTTCTTTATCCCCTAAGTGGTTATTGGAATCTATTATATTTCAGGATTTTGGAATTCCTAACTTTATTTTGTGTAGTAGTAGATCAGTATTTGACAGAATCAATTTTGAGCATTTTATTGAACTCCTATTTTGCCTCAAAATTCGATTGATTTAGCATAACATTTGTCTTTGATGAAGTCGATCGAAgggatagtttttgatttagcaACTAGCACCTATTGCCAGAGCTTCAGCTGTTGAGTCAAATCACAACTAGCACCTAATACTGTTGCTCTTTTGTTTTGTCAATGGGGTTCTTGTTTTACTTTCGGAATGTTATGGACAAGTAtgtctttctcaaaatatttttagctAATGTCATGGACAATTAtgtctttctcaaaatatttttagctAAGTTCACTGCGTACAATATACAGTATATCTCAATTAGTCCGTTTCTTGCAAAATACATTCTAGATTGGGTTCAGGGTTACAATTGGCATTGGACCATCTCTGCTGTAGATTTTAGCACACTTCTGCCTTCTGTTTGCCGTAAGTTTGGCAAATCTCGAAGTGGCTGGCGTTTCCTGGCTCATTCTCATATTTAAGTCCTTGCAGCCCAAGGGAATGAGTACTCAATGCAAGTGTTTCAGATGTGAGATGGACAACAAGTTCTATCATTAGGAATCGCTTAAGTTTATACTTTCTTGGTCCGACTCTTAGAAATGTAATCACATTCCTAGAGAAGCCAATGATACCGCACATAATCTCGTTCTTCGATTGTTTTTTCTCTTTCCGATCTCAGGCCTTTGAGGTTCGCGTATTGGGTATGCGCACCTCCCCGGCCCATTCAAGATTCAGAACTCCTGATACGCGTACCTACATGCGTTCCGGAACTTCAGATATCTAGGGGGCGCGTACTAGTATCTACCCCGTGTCCAGATTTCAGTAGTTCTATAAACTCACTTTCTatattttgaaacattctcaatcgCCATGGATACAAAATACCATTGCTTGGACAATTTCCAAATGACCCATTTGAAACAAAGATagtcttgaacaataaattgttttgaactaAAATTACTAAATATCTATGAGCATCCGTTGATTGCATTATATTTCGATATGTTTTGCaaaacaagcttgactcgaaacttattCTTTGCAAtgttaaatctactagaagtcatacgatatAGTCTCGTATAAATAGGATGGTAATTgctaaatagaatggttcagtcttcaatacctctttgtcgatgaagttttcAAAATGTCTTcatttgatcttcagtcttcaatcttcaagggttgtttaatgatgtctgatactcaactgccATGCATACTCTAACCATAGTCGGGGACTTGTcttgagtagactagaaatcaagatatagttttgtgcatctaacattgacaccAAGTTCGAGATAGCAAAACTTTTGtattcgaacgagcagtgctctaacaacttagTTTTGTACTGGGTAGGGGTACACATACTTATCGATCGGTCTGTGCACTTAGGCTATCGGGATAtgcgtaccgggtatgtgtacctttaTCCATTCACGAACTCATATCCTAGGGATATGCCCACTTGGTATACATACCTCCCTCCCTTCCAAGAACTCAGAACCTTAGGGTACACGTACCTATCCTATTCTGGAACTCAGATCGGTAGGATACACATACTAGGTATGGTATGTGTACCCACCGTGTGTCCAGGATTTCAGTAATTTTTTTCTCAAAGTTAAAAGGTTATACTAacgaggaaaagaaaaaacaa
Above is a genomic segment from Papaver somniferum cultivar HN1 chromosome 10, ASM357369v1, whole genome shotgun sequence containing:
- the LOC113319167 gene encoding 40S ribosomal protein S24-1-like codes for the protein MADTKAVTIRTRKFMTNRLLSRKQFVIDVLHPGRANVSKAELKEKLAKMYEVKDTSSIFVFKFRTHFGGGKSTGFGLIYDSVDNAKKFEPKYRLVRNGLDTKIEKSRKQIKERKNRAKKIRGVKKTKAGEAAKKK